Proteins from a genomic interval of Sesamum indicum cultivar Zhongzhi No. 13 unplaced genomic scaffold, S_indicum_v1.0 scaffold00121, whole genome shotgun sequence:
- the LOC105179091 gene encoding uncharacterized protein LOC105179091 — protein sequence MEVEISPFTNLINLKGFCSLDEGETVKCVQDSPPLILPLRKAAPLGKKQRLRYNGGSRWAQCREIQERKTPLISSRLPRLQMLLPNGVFFICEFSVFDEFFKKIKGEADRNLEFQQSIRAIKEKAEDLKGVNEDLKASCGSPIAQLFIMVRLRTTHPNGRLQPAHPPVVASTSATFCRVNLDTIPHFRNMFSFFLLFISLFLWVCMHTLRTIYVLGVGEVCCASACEVIDFL from the exons ATGGAAGTGGAGATATCTCCTTTCACTAATCTAATAAATCTGAAGGGTTTTTGCAGCCTCGATGAAGGAGAGACGGTGAAGTGCGTGCAAGATTCGCCGCCTCTGATTCTGCCCCTACGCAAGGCAGCACCGTTGGGGAAAAAACAACGACTGAGGTACAACGGAGGTAGCAGGTGGGCTCAATGCAGAGAAATCCAAGAAAGGAAAACCCCACTG ATCTCCAGTAGATTGCCCAGGCTGCAAATGCTTCTGCCCAATGGAGTTTTCTTTATATGTGAATTCAGTGTGTTCGATGAGTTCTTCAAGAAGATTAAAGGTGAAGCCGACAG GAACCTGGAATTTCAACAATCCATAAGGGCGATTAAGGAGAAAGCAGAGGACTTGAAAGGGGTGAATGAGGATCTGAAAGCTAG TTGTGGTTCACCCATAGCCCAGCTCTTTATCATGGTTCGACTAAGGACAACGCACCCAAATGGAAGGCTTCAGCCAGCACACCCCCCCGTTGTTGCCTCCACCTCCGCTACCTTCTGTCGAGTAAACCTTGACACCATCCCACATTTCAGGAacatgttttctttctttttacttttcatttcCTTATTTCTGTGGGTCTGCATGCATacattgaggacaatataTGTGCTGGGTGTGGGGGAGGTATGTTGTGCTTCTGCTTGTGaagttattgattttttgtga